The following DNA comes from Candidatus Methanomethylophilaceae archaeon.
ATGGAGTTCGAGTTCGAGAGGATCTATCTGACCGTCACCCTCTCCTACGCCGGGGACGGATCCTACAGCTTCAGCGATACCGTCGCCTACGGCGAGCGGTTCGACCAGGTCGTCCAGGCATACGGATCGGACATAGGGAAGGCCATCGTGATCTCCAGCGACGGCATCGACGGCGACTACCATTCCGCCGAGTACGACGTCGGCACCCTGCAGATACACGTCATCGACGCCGAGAACTCCGAGGTAATCTTCGGACCCATAACCAAGGACGTCACTCTGTACTACTATTACGTCTGAGCACGAAAACCCAAACGGGCGGGCCTTCGGGTTCCCGCCCCAAACCCCTTAAATCTCATTTTTCATGACGTTTCAGCTAATAAGATGCTCACTCAATAATATGATTGATTCATCATTATATTTTATATAATCTCATTAAAAATAAAATATTTTTATCAAAATTATTTCTAATATTTAGCATATTACAAAAAACATATATATGCAGGCAGAACAATCTCATAAATAGGTTGGGGCGTGACACCGCTCTGCTAATCGGTATCCTCCCTATAGTTGCGCCCCAACCATTTCAGGGTAATGCATCCATCGATTTATTTTTGTTGCGGATTTATTGTAGGGAAACCTCTATTTAATGTGAAGTTACCATATTTAGATTCATCCATTTTTATAGGTTAAATTAAATAATATTGCCTCTGCTATATTTTCATTGAAACATCAACAAATTTATACCCCATCGTCATGACAATATCGATTGCATCCGCTTGGCGGTTGCGAGTGAGGTCATTTCAATGCCAGACGCAGAAAACGCCGGTACCCAGAGCGGTACCTACGAGCTTCTCAGGACGATCGACTGGAAGCAGGGTCTCATAATTGCTATGGGTATTCCGATTCTGATCGTCCCGTCACTGTGCGATCTTTCATTGAACCTCTGGGCCATGAGCATCCTCATATGGGTGTTCTCAGTCCTTTCTGGATTCCTGCTGAATCTCCCTCTGGGCGAGATGTGCGCCACATTCGGCGTCGCAGGCATCGGAGGTTCCATTCAGCACGTTTACAGGGACGATGATAAATACAAGAACAAAAAGATCAACATGGGCAGAGTCATAGGGTCGCTGGGAGCCTGGGCTTATTTCGCCACTTGGGTTCCGGTCATTCCGATCTTCACGATCATGACCGGCGTCTATATCAACGATTACTTTGACCTGGGGTTCGACGGAATGACCGGAACTCTGTTCTACCTCGCCATCGGGGCTCTCATCTATGGATTCATCATAGTCAGCGGCCGCAAAGGTCTCGAGGGCGGCGCCAAAGTGCAGCTCATCCTCGCTATCATCACGATCATCCCCATTCTGATCATCTGTCTTGTGCCCCTTTTCAACGGAAACTTCAACTTGGACACGATCACGAGCGAGATGGTTCCCACTTCCAAATCGTGGAGCGGAAGCTCCTGGATATGGGACGGGGACACCATTCTGATGGTCCTCGGATGTTTCACCGTCGCCCAGTGGAGCGCTGTCGGATGGGAATCTGCGGCTACCTACGGGGCAGAATACAAAGACCCAAGCAAAGACGTACCCAAAGCGCTCACCGCCTGCGGCCTTCTCTGCTTGTTCATGTATTTCGTCA
Coding sequences within:
- a CDS encoding APC family permease, which gives rise to MPDAENAGTQSGTYELLRTIDWKQGLIIAMGIPILIVPSLCDLSLNLWAMSILIWVFSVLSGFLLNLPLGEMCATFGVAGIGGSIQHVYRDDDKYKNKKINMGRVIGSLGAWAYFATWVPVIPIFTIMTGVYINDYFDLGFDGMTGTLFYLAIGALIYGFIIVSGRKGLEGGAKVQLILAIITIIPILIICLVPLFNGNFNLDTITSEMVPTSKSWSGSSWIWDGDTILMVLGCFTVAQWSAVGWESAATYGAEYKDPSKDVPKALTACGLLCLFMYFVIAFCMYGTLGQAGIEEAGASTLIPIARGDFGDIGGLLAVILLIAGMVMIIQSAFLATARTIQIMASDGNMPMMFSKTNKYGVPMNAMFFEAFIGFFIIVAGITASQILAVSALGFAIALGMCCCAFIKSRRDPRFKNVERVYKVGKIWYAGAVFMAIFEFFFMIPGLLYYVYITMGLLYVFVGIAATFAYVPCWLLIQYWNHTHHPEVSCGINFGAGNGKKEAAPIKGSR